One segment of Rhinatrema bivittatum chromosome 14, aRhiBiv1.1, whole genome shotgun sequence DNA contains the following:
- the BRICD5 gene encoding BRICHOS domain-containing protein 5, translating into MVVPPGTAESRQQKEPQHGGKELWRKRHLHGFKENKAKDSIKQSHSIVSQSPYVQPVLQIVQITFKNQQGSQTSQSTVADRSRNTVTYHITSPSNRSSVVLFDSKHGFVSYKPAEESACFLKKMEPQDLEHAQLILNVSGYREEQALLQNNKTKYLREFLGILGRRRVNPEGVGHAVQSLCDQIPIYWAKRVTGPGKHRLIYLCIDICFPSNICMSVCFYYLPE; encoded by the exons ATGGTTGTGCCCCCTGGCACTGCCGAGTCCAGGCAGCAGAAAGAGCCGCAGCATGGCGGGAAAGAGCTGTGGAGGAAACGCCACCTGCACG GGTTCAAGGAGAATAAAGCAAAG GATTCCATAAAACAGTCTCACTCTATAGTCAGTCAATCTCCTTATGTTCAGCCTGTTTTGCAGATTGTTCAAATTACTTTTAAGAACCAGCAGGGCTCCCAAACGAGTCAGTCTACGGTTGCCGACAGGTCCAGGAATACTGTGACCTACCACATCACCTCCCCGTCTAACCGAAGCTCTGTGGTCCTATTTGACAGCAAACAC GGGTTTGTAAGTTATAAGCCTGCGGAAGAGAGCGCCTGCTTTTTGAAGAAGATGGAGCCCCAGGATCTAGAACATGCTCAGCTCATCTTGAATGTGTCAGGATACAGG GAGGAGCAGGCACTACTTCAGAATAATAAGACTAAATATTTGCGTGAGTTTTTGGGCATCCTGGGAAGAAGGCGTGTAAATCCGGAGGGGGTGGGTCATGCCGTGCAGAGCCTGTGCGATCAGATCCCCATCTACTGGGCGAAGAGAGTCACTG GTCCTGGGAAGCACAGACTGATTTACCTCTGCATCGATATCTGCTTTCCCAGCAACATCTGCATGTCTGTCTGCTTTTACTATCTGCCTGAATAG
- the MLST8 gene encoding target of rapamycin complex subunit LST8 isoform X3: MYDLNSNNPNPVINYDGVSKNITSVGFHEDGRWMYTGGEDCMARIWDLRSRNLQCQRIFQVNAPINCVCLHPNQAELIVGDQSGAIHIWDLKTDHNEQLIPQPEVSVNSVHIDPDASYMAAVNSLGNCYVWNLTGGIGEEVTQLIPKTKIPAHKRYALQCKFSPDSTLLATCSADQTCKIWRTSNFSLMTELSIKSSNPGETSRGWMWDCAFSGDSQYIVTASSDNLARLWCVETGEIKREYSGHQKAVVCLAFNDSVLG, translated from the exons ATGTATGATCTGAACTCTAATAACCCCAATCCTGTCATTAACTATGACGGCGTGAGCAAGAACATCACGTCAGTCGGCTTCCATGAAGACGGGCGCTGGATGTACACGGGAGGAGAGGACTGTATGGCAAGGATATGGGACCTGAG GTCACGCAACCTCCAGTGCCAGAGGATCTTTCAAGTTAATGCCCCCATTAATTGTGTCTGCTTACATCCCAACCAG gCAGAGCTCATAGTAGGAGATCAGAGTGGAGCAATTCACATCTGGGACTTGAAAACAGACCATAATGAGCAGTTGATTCCTCAGCCTGAAGTCTCTGTCAATTCTGTTCACATTGACCCTGATGCCAGCTACATGGCGGCTGTGAATAGCTTG GGGAATTGTTACGTGTGGAACTTGACAGGAGGAATCGGGGAGGAAGTCACACAGCTGATCCCCAAAACCAAGATCCCAGCTCACAAACGCTATGCACTTCAGTGCAAATTCAGTCCTGACTCCAC GCTTTTAGCTACCTGTTCTGCGGACCAGACATGTAAAATCTGGAGGACCTCAAACTTTTCTCTCATGACGGAGTTAAGCATCAAGAGTAGCAATCCAGGGGAGACGTCTCGTGGCTGGATGTGGGACTGTGCCTTCTCTGGGGACTCGCAGTACATCGTCACTG CTTCCTCGGATAACCTGGCCCGCCTCTGGTGTGTGGAGACGGGGGAGATTAAGCGTGAGTACAGCGGGCACCAGAAAGCAGTGGTGTGCCTGGCATTTAATGACAGCGTGCTGGGGTAA
- the MLST8 gene encoding target of rapamycin complex subunit LST8 isoform X2 encodes MIAAAGYQHIRMYDLNSNNPNPVINYDGVSKNITSVGFHEDGRWMYTGGEDCMARIWDLRSRNLQCQRIFQVNAPINCVCLHPNQAELIVGDQSGAIHIWDLKTDHNEQLIPQPEVSVNSVHIDPDASYMAAVNSLGNCYVWNLTGGIGEEVTQLIPKTKIPAHKRYALQCKFSPDSTLLATCSADQTCKIWRTSNFSLMTELSIKSSNPGETSRGWMWDCAFSGDSQYIVTASSDNLARLWCVETGEIKREYSGHQKAVVCLAFNDSVLG; translated from the exons GTTATCAGCACATTCGCATGTATGATCTGAACTCTAATAACCCCAATCCTGTCATTAACTATGACGGCGTGAGCAAGAACATCACGTCAGTCGGCTTCCATGAAGACGGGCGCTGGATGTACACGGGAGGAGAGGACTGTATGGCAAGGATATGGGACCTGAG GTCACGCAACCTCCAGTGCCAGAGGATCTTTCAAGTTAATGCCCCCATTAATTGTGTCTGCTTACATCCCAACCAG gCAGAGCTCATAGTAGGAGATCAGAGTGGAGCAATTCACATCTGGGACTTGAAAACAGACCATAATGAGCAGTTGATTCCTCAGCCTGAAGTCTCTGTCAATTCTGTTCACATTGACCCTGATGCCAGCTACATGGCGGCTGTGAATAGCTTG GGGAATTGTTACGTGTGGAACTTGACAGGAGGAATCGGGGAGGAAGTCACACAGCTGATCCCCAAAACCAAGATCCCAGCTCACAAACGCTATGCACTTCAGTGCAAATTCAGTCCTGACTCCAC GCTTTTAGCTACCTGTTCTGCGGACCAGACATGTAAAATCTGGAGGACCTCAAACTTTTCTCTCATGACGGAGTTAAGCATCAAGAGTAGCAATCCAGGGGAGACGTCTCGTGGCTGGATGTGGGACTGTGCCTTCTCTGGGGACTCGCAGTACATCGTCACTG CTTCCTCGGATAACCTGGCCCGCCTCTGGTGTGTGGAGACGGGGGAGATTAAGCGTGAGTACAGCGGGCACCAGAAAGCAGTGGTGTGCCTGGCATTTAATGACAGCGTGCTGGGGTAA
- the PGP gene encoding glycerol-3-phosphate phosphatase, with product MAAPRCLPLAGPQAVHLLASVDTLLFDCDGVIWRGEQAVPGASEVLAALRRAGKRVFFLTNNSTKTRAMYAAKLRRLGLGSAESEVFGTAYCTALYLRKVAQLQGKVYLIGGQALSQELQEAGIAHLGPGPDPVLGGTSDWAAAALDPDVRAVVVGFDEHFSYMKLTKALGYLQDPTCLFLATNTDTRLPLEGGKAIPGTGCLVRAVETAAHRQAEVIGKPSRFLYECLASENNVNPARTVMVGDRLDTDILMGFSCGLKTVLTLTGFSSLEEAKSHESSDCPAKRSMVPDYYVESIADLLPALQA from the exons ATGGCCGCGCCTCGGTGCTTGCCCCTGGCCGGGCCGCAGGCCGTCCACCTCCTGGCCTCGGTGGACACGCTGCTCTTCGACTGCGACGGGGTGATCTGGCGCGGGGAGCAGGCCGTGCCGGGGGCCTCGGAGGTGCTGGCGGCGCTGCGGCGCGCCGGGAAGCGCGTCTTCTTCCTCACCAACAACAGCACCAAGACGCGCGCCATGTACGCGGCCAAGCTGCGCCGCCTGGGCCTGGGCTCGGCCGAGAGCGAGGTCTTCGGCACGGCCTACTGCACGGCGCTGTACCTGCGCAAGGTGGCCCAGCTCCAGGGCAAGGTGTATCTGATCGGGGGCCAGGCCCTGAGCCAGGAGCTGCAGGAGGCCGGCATCGCGCACCTGGGCCCCGGCCCGGACCCGGTGCTGGGCGGCACGAGCGACTGGGCCGCCGCGGCCCTGGATCCCGACGTCCGGGCCGTGGTCGTGGGTTTCGATGAGCACTTCAGCTACATGAAGTTAACCAAGGCTCTGGGCTACCTGCAGGACCCCACCTGCCTCTTCCTGGCCACCAACACCGACACCAGGCTGCCCCTGGAAGGAGGCAAAGCTATCCCAG GCACTGGCTGTCTAGTGAGAGCAGTAGAGACGGCAGCTCATCGCCAGGCGGAAGTCATCGGCAAGCCCAGTCGCTTCCTATACGAATGTTTGGCCAGCGAGAACAATGTGAATCCTGCCCGCACTGTGATGGTGGGTGACCGGCTCGACACGGACATTCTCATGGGCTTCAGCTGTGGCCTTAAAACCGTCTTGACACTCACTGGTTTCTCTAGTCTGGAGGAGGCAAAGTCCCACGAGAGCAGTGACTGTCCTGCGAAGAGGAGTATGGTCCCTGATTACTATGTGGAGAGCATCGCTGACCTTCTCCCAGCTCTCCAGGCTTAG